The Phoenix dactylifera cultivar Barhee BC4 chromosome 12, palm_55x_up_171113_PBpolish2nd_filt_p, whole genome shotgun sequence genome includes the window ATTACTTCTATTAATCAactaagaaagagagagagaaggagaaagaaaaaggatatgCAATTATAAGTTCAACTCACATCTTCTTCTCCCTCGCTATCCTGCAGGTGAACAGACTGTCACTTTTACTCAAGTTGTTACAGAAGTAATGAGGCAGCTTGAAGGAGCATATGCACTTATATTTAAAAGTCCACACTATCCAAATGAGCTAATTGCCTGCAAGCGTGGTAGCACATTGATCCTGGGTGTCAAAGTAAGTCTCGCTGATATCCTGCATCAGCCAGAAGAAGTTTTTGTGTTAAACATAATGATTTCAACTGGTTTTTTGTTATGATCTTATGGGGCTTCATGATCTCTTGAGAAGAAATGATACATATTGCTGCATGTAGTGCTACTATAGACATGCACTTTGCTCACTGGAATcaaaagatgcatgcaagcatatcAATCCAATACAGATTATAGGCCTGTTTGGGAAAATCTGGCAGGATAGGCTTAAGAGAGTGTGCATGTTTTTGGGAAGAGCCGGGGGGGTGGGGGTAGTTGGTGGGGGTGGGTTGGTGATAagcgggagagggagagggcaggGGGGGCCTAATCACCTCGAGAGGtccttttttaaaataaaaaaaaaaatcccatggCAATTGGGCCACACTATGCCCCAATCTCTTCTGCTCCTTCCCCCCCTTGGCCTATCCTGCTGGATTTTCCCAAACAGGCCCTACATGTGATTGCAATCTTGGAGGCTGCTGGTCCTTTTGATGCCTTGCATATTATGATGCAACATAAATCTCTTTTTACTTGTTTTAAAATGGCTATGCTTTCCgtattaattattaaaaacCATAGTAGCAAGCTCTGCGTGGTCATTCAATTTCAACAAAAATCATTAATTTCTGCATTTATCATGAGCTTCACGAAATAGCTTTGATATTGCATACTAAAGTCCCTATAGATTGTTTGAGTGCTGAAATTTCTGGTGATTGTGTTGTCATTTCCTGATATTACCTTGCTATTTGTAACAAATTGTGCATCATTATGTGGATTTATCACTACAAGTTTTCTTTGTTCTCAGGAACTAGCTGATGCAAATTGTGGAACATTATTTCATGACGATAAAACCCTCACAACAAATGGGAAGCcaaaagaatttttcttttccagtGATTTATGTGCTATTGTGGAACATACTAAAAACTATTTGGCTATTGAAGATGATGAAGTTGTCCACATCAAGGTGATATTTCACTTTACATTCTCTCCTGTTAATAacattttcaatatttttgactTTCCTGTTCTTTTTTGTTCATCCTAGTTATCATACAGATGATTAAATTGGAACTTACCCCTAACAAAATAATTTGTGTTCTTCCCtgtgttatttattttttggtgcTTCACTACTCAATAACTTTGTACTTGTTGCGGGGTCATGAACCCTTTAGTACATGTATCTTTTTATTGTGAAGTTTCATTACAGATCCCACAAGAGAGTTTTTGTCACTTCAGGTCTCAATGCTGAATTTTCTTGGTGGTAGTAACTAATCCATTTCAAGACAATGGATCATGTTATTTTTTATGTGCTTTATCCAGTACAAAAAATAGAATCAATTCTGGTTACTGTTTCTGTTTCTTGAATTTGTGGATACAGTTTAAAGTTACAAATTCCTCTGAAGTATTTTTGTGAATCTTAGTGATGGTTTATTCTTGTTGTGTCTAATATGAATCAACTTTCTTTTTGTTCAATTTAAAAAACTGAAATGGATATAACTTTGAAAAGGATGCAAAAAGATGAGGCATTAGGACCAAATGAAATGCCAACTGAGATTTGGAAAATCATTGTGATATTGTGTTGAGTTACGAATACATATAAGATTTTTGAAAACTAGGAAAATGTTAAATGTTGGAGAAGTACCGAGGTGCTTATTTATAAGAATAAAAGAGATGTGCAAACTATTCTAATTATCGTGCAATTATATTCTTGAGCCACTCTATTAAATTATTGGAGATAATGATTGAACAAAGACCAAGAAAAATGATGAAAATCTTGGAGAACCATTTGGTATTTACTAAGAATGTCAGAAATGGAGGCTATGTTCTTTCCTAGGCAATTCATAGAATAATATGAAGAAGAATCAGTTTGAAGAAGGCATAGCATAAAGTCTAGGAAAGTTAATCTCCTAGGTTTTGCAATGCAATGAAATTATTGAGGACATTAATGCTAAAGCATTGCAATTGTGACAAGATGTTACATCACAAGGGCATGTTCGGACTGTGGGTTTACATTAAGGAGCTGCATTAAGCCCGTACTTTTTACACTAAACACAGATGAACTTCTCATATTTGGAGAATTTACATtggttagttttttttattagtgGTATATTATAGTTtgatgagaaaagaaaaaagattaaatGTTCAATTGGAATTATGGAGGAAGAACTTTGCTCTCCTCTCAAAAGGAGAGGTTATCTACTCCTCTCGACTCTGAAATCAATAATGGGTCATCCAAATTGAAAATCTACATCATTGATCATGATCTATACCACCGAAATTGCCTAACAATCAAACAACACATATTTTAGTGGTCCCTAACTTATGCATCATGTggatataaaaatgaagggttaaAATGATGGGCGACCATATTTTGCTATGATTTAAGCATTAAAATCTAGTAATTTTCAATTTGTATATATTTTAACATGTGCATATCATGATAGGTCATGATCAATAGTGTGGGTCTTTGATTAAGTTttcaatttttgattttggaatCATGTGGGATGTAGTATGGAGTGATTTGGTACATGCGGAAAGAATGAAGAGGGGTAGAGGTAGATTGAACATCATATAGGATAAAGTGGTAAAAAAAGGACTTGATATCTTAACGTCTTTGAAAAATTATGGCCCTAAACTGAGCGAAATAGAGGAAAAGGATTCATATAGCCGACCCCAACTAGTTTAGGATAAGGCTTAGTCGGATTGAGTTGAGTTTCTTTATTGATTTCGGAATTGAGATGATTAGATACCCTATGCTCTAGAGATGAGCAAAGTCCATCTCATATATCATGTAAATTCTCAATTTAAATAGACGGACCTGAGACCATGACTTCGTCGGAATCGAGCGAAGGAAAGGCCTTGGCTTGACTTCCTATGTCCACAGTTTGTAGGGAAGACAGAGCAAGAAAGAGGGGATTCCCCAATGCCGGCCTCTAGGAGATagcagagagaaagaaaaacctCTTATCGTAAGAACCTTTTGTGTACACAATCGATTGTGGAAATCTGATGTTCTCCTAAGCTGTTCTTGAAAATCCTAATACCATTATATACGGCAATGTTGGATTAGGATTTTATAGCTGAAGTCGTTCACCACCAGGTCTAGGGCCCTAGACCAACCAAGGGCAGTGACGGTGTTAGATCAAGATTTTTTGAACTTGATATAAGAAGGTAATTCAATTGTCTCCGGACTGGTAGTAGGACCTGGGCTAGAAGTCGTCCGGTTTGGGTACTTCTTGAGACAGGTGAACCGGAGCGTAGGCCATAAGAAAGTGACCAGAAGAGTCTTTTTGCACAGTACGCATCAGAACTAGTGTCTACGTGATGCATAGTTTAGAGACCTCAAAATatgtgattttttatttttaggcaTGTTTAGTGGTAGAGATTATGCTCAACAGTTTTCATGTTCGATTTAGATGTCCCATCATCGATTCCAAGATCGAGAGGAGCAGATATCCTCTCCTCTTGAGAGGAACAAAAGTAGATTTAAGGAAACATGGATAAAAGTTGTTAAAGAGGATTGCTTAAAATAACATTAAAGGTTGCCCTAAATAGGAGTACTTAGTGAATGAGGTTTCGTAAAGCTAGTTGCCATTATTTTCCTCTTCCCACCCTTTTGTATTTTGTGTCATATATTCACACATCTCTACACCATCTTCCCATATATGTCCTTGTTTGGCAACAAGGCTAACACTTCTGGAGATGTGTTAATGTCTTTTTCCTGTCATTCACTTCtcatgtatatatttttttctgtttCCTTGTAGTAGTACTCTTAAGAATTGGAATTTAAGTGACATCCTGTGATTCTCCTGTTAATGGTGCTGGTGCTTATAATATTGGTGGGATTGAAGCTTGGAGTTGATCTGCTTTATCCTTTTAAATTTTTACATACTGAATCTCATATTTCGTGTTTATATATAAAGTAATGGTTAGTCATCAATGTTGTGATTGGACCAGGATGGTTGTGTATCAATCCTCAAGTTTGACTATGGAAAAGAGAAGCCAGCATCAGTGCAACGTGCATTATCTGTTCTTGAGATGGAGGTTGAGCAAATAAAGAAGGGAAACTATGATCACTTCATGCAGAAAGAAATTCATGAACAACCACATTCTTTAACTACAACAATGAGGGGAAGGCTCAGAGATAATGATGTGGTCTTGGGTGGTCTCAAGGATCACCTGAAAACAATCAGGCACAGCAGAAGGATCATCTTCATTGGTTGTGGTACAAGTTATAATGCAGCTTTAGCTGCAAGACCATTTATGGAAGAGCTATCTGGTAAGGATGGATTGATATGAGACTTTTCTTGATGGTCAGATAAAATAATTACATAATTTTTATATGTTgattgatgttttatcttaacaATAAAAGGTATCCCTGTTACTTTGGAGCTTGCAAGTGACTTGCTGGACAGGCAGGGTGCGATGTATAGAGAAGATACGGCAGTTTTTGTTAGTCAGTCTGGGGAAACTGCAGATACCCTACTTGCCCTTGAATATGCCTTAGAAAATGGGGCATTGTGTGTTGGCATAACAAATACTGTAGGTAGTACATTAGCCAGAAAAACACACTGCGGTGTTCACATAAATGCCGGATGTGAGATAGGTGTTGCTAGCACGAAAGTGAGAACTGTTATCTACTTTTTTTCTTCCTGCTTTAATTATGTAGTACTCTGGCTTTATTGGTTTTCTCTTTATAATGTCTCAGGCATACACGAGTCAGATAGTAGTTATGGTCATGATGGCATTGGCTATTGGAGCTGACAAAATATCCACACAATCTAAAAGGGAGGCTATTATTAATGCTCTTCCTGACCTACCAAGTATGTTTTTATTTGCAATGCTTCACATGGGATAATTTGCAAATGTGCAGCATAGCTTTTAAGAGCATTTTGttctgaaaacaaaaatgaTTCAGGAAGTAGATAGATGGAGCTTTTTTTTtacttccttttcctttttgcaGATAAAGTAAGTGAGGTCCTGAAACTGGATAATGAAATGAAAGATCTGGCTGAGTCATTAATAGAGGCGCAATCACTTTTTGTGTTTGGTAGAGGTTACAACTATGCCACTGCTTTAGAGGGTGCTTTAAAAGTGAAGGAAGTAGCACTCATGCACAGTGAAGGTATGCTTGCGGGTGAAATGAAACATGGTCCGTTGGCACTAGTGGATGAGACTCTCCCCATCATTGTTATTGCCACACATGATGCTTGTTTCAGGTCAGTGTCTTACAATGTAAGGGAGCCCTAGTTGGAAAGCATCTATTTTACTGAATATAGTTCTGTTTTATTTGTCAACAGTAAACAGCAATCAGTAATTCAGCAGCTTCACGCACGTAATGGTCGCTTGATTGTTATGTGCTCAAAGGGAGATGCATCCTCTGTATGTCCTAGTGGATCTTGCAGAGTTATTGAGGTCCCTCAGGTTGCAGATTGCCTTCAACCAGTAATTAATATAGTTCCTTTGCAGGTATGAAAGCGTTGAACAATTCTTCTTGGATTTCTTTTTTCATTCTTAACAAATTTCATATAATCTTTAAATCTAGCCTGTAGGCTCATTTCCAGATATAAAAGATATTCATCTTATGAAGGCTTTCTGTCTTGCTCCGATCGTCAATTTGTTGAATTTAGATGAAAATGCTCTTTCTTCGGTTTACATCGATCCCTTCATTTATGTTCCTGTCAAAACACAAAGTGGCCTTTTGAGAAGGCCAGTTTGTAAAATTTGGCACTTGATAGTAGATTCCAATTAAGTACTTCTTGTAAAAAGACCTGGATATTAAAGCAAATGAATGTTTGATATAGTCCAAACTGGTTGAACTAGTTGTTCATTTTGTTTGATCCACCAAATAACTAGAAACAGTAAGCACCACCTAAACTGTGGGGACAGCAAAGCCCTGTGAATGTACTATTCACTTTGTGTGTTTTAACTAACTTTATTACCTGTTGCGACTTCCATGACCCTTCCTTCCTGTTTTAGGGCTTTATGATCCACTGATTGATACAATCATGCTCCATAAACATATATACTGCCCCTCCCCCGCAACACGCGTGCGCACACAGAGCTGCTTTGTTATTATTTTGTCCAATCAGTCATGTTGCAGCCTTGAAATTCCTGAAGTTAAAGAGGCCAGTCAACCCCTTTGCAGTGCTCGGCTTCATACTATTCCAGATAGATTAAACCCATATTCTCTGCAGTTCAGATTAGCCTGCTGGAAGTCTTATCCTGCCTTCGTTTGGTCCCTGAACTTCAAACCTGCAAGCTTTACGAGAAGGATTCCTAAACTTTGACTTTGGCCATCATACCTCAAATTCTGATCCTTTCGTCATATTTTTGATTCTGAATTCCTTGTAAGGGTTTTGAACAAGGTCCGCCATACTGGTGGCAGGGGGTACCGGAATGGCTGAGTTTTGGGGTTCCACTTACCGGTTCTGTACCGGTCTCGTACCGGTTCCATACTGATTCTCCAATGATAAGCTTCCGGTACCGAATTCTACGCTGATCCGATATCGGTTTAGGGCGGTACCGGAACGTACCGGCTCGTACGGGCCGGTATGGCAGACCTCGGTTTTGAACATCAGAAATTATTGCATATTGGTCAAAAGACTGCACCACCACATGATACAACATTTTGAAACAATGGTTAGATGGATAGAACAACACCAATACTTGGTAACAAGATTTGCTGAACTGGTATTGGAGGGCATATGGGCTAGTGACTGGTTCAGCATAGTATGAGTCCATACTGTACCGTCCTGTGGCGAACCGAAATAGGGAGAGGTAGAGGGAGAAGGGAACACGGAGGAGAGGGGGGGgcgggaaaagagagagagggatgctGGAGCATCAACACCTGAAACCCTTTCGgacacgagagagagagagagagagagagagagagagagagagaggatgccgAAGTACCTCTGCAGATCCCTTCAAGAtgcgggagagagagagagagagagagaagacttACTTTCTCAGTTTCGGCTTTGAGAGAGTTCAAGCGATGCTGCTAAGATCGTCTTCAAAAGGGATTGTCTTCTACCACTTTGGGTCTCTGAAGACTATCCACACTACTTGGACTTATTTATTTGACATGATTATTGTATCACTTAAAAAGTCTAGCTTCTTGTCTTATATTTTGTAGATTATAGGATTTTAATCCCTTATATTCACTTGGATTCGATGCAAGGATTCGTAAATCGTAATTAAGCTAGACACTAACCAGATGACTTAAGCTGAGTGAACATCAACCTAGTGAATATATGGAATTTTCCCAGACAGCATTTCTGGGACTGGGAGTTAAATACATTCATGATGATGTGCCCATGAATGATAGGCCACAAAGTTTTCCAGACAGTCATAGGTTCAACATCTGTTTCATATGCCTTGTTTTTCTCGGCCGCATACTTTGTTTACATTTGCCAACATTTTTGATAGTCCAAGCAATGAATAATTTTTGTGTTTTTGCTTCATCTGAACACTACGTTACTTGTAATAATCACCCTTTATTTGGTGCTGTTGGTATATGTGTGACTTTTGGTCAACAATTGCCAGTTAAATTGGAGGTGAATGGCTTCTCCGACAGGAAGTGTATGAGTTTGCTCATTTATTTCTGCTCTTcgtctgcagctgctagcataTCATCTAACAGTTCTACGAGGCTATGACGTGGACCAACCAAGGAATCTTGCAAAGAGTGTGACGACACAATGAAACAAGCCTGATTCTTTGTGCAAATTCTTTTGAGTCAGAGGAGACTTGATCATAGTCGGGATTTCAATTCTTTGTAGTTCACCGTGTAGTCTGTTTCCCCAATATGTTAATATTATGTAGTAACATACTGGGATGCATAAAATCAATTCCCTGGGTGTATAAGTTATCACTTCCGTTACTAACTTCTGGAGTGCAAATTGGATTTTAGTGAAAAAGATGCATTGATGTTGGCGATTCAGCGGAGAGAGAATTCATTTGTCTAGTAAGTGTTATCTTGTAGTGTTAATTTAAGTGTTTATTTACAGTTTGTCCTCCCAAAACCCTTTATTTTACGCACTGAAGTCCACTACCTTTCAGTTACTCTACCAGGCAGAATGTGGTATACAGTGCAGAAACAAGTGCAATTGCTGCTGTGGCAAGGGATACTACCAGGGTGCTCACAGACTTATTTCCTTCATAGTTCATGCGGAATAATAGGGAATTGACTTTCAGGTTACACCTCAACGCGCATGGATGTGCTTTAGTGAAGCTGGTGCTAATGGACGGCGGTATGACCCCATTTATTAGTGATAAAATCTCAAATCTTGGCTTCCAAGGATTGCTATTTTATATGGGTTTTGAAATCCTTCGCATCAATGGAGCATGGCTTTCCATGGTAACCAGAAATAACTGCTGCCATGGAGGCAGGACATGATCTCATCCCTGGAAAAATGCCCCACAATGATCCATTTCGGTTCGGAGCTAATGCTTCGAATTTGCTGCATTGCATATCAGATCATCCTGGCGCTCAAGTTTATCATCCTGCAGTATATGCTAATTAGCAGGTCCGCAACACTACAAAATACAGGGTTTAGGGTTCAGGATGCGATATGTATCATCGTCATGTTATTCTCATGAATCCTCAAGGCCTAACTGAGCTCGGTGGACAGGAAAAACTCAAATTCTTTTGACCTTTATGCTTTCCAATGACATGAAGGCAAAACTGACCGAGGAGCTTTAAAAATAGAAGCTTTGTATTGCGGTCAGCATTGTGGAAGTTCAAAGTGACCCCCTAGTCATAATCTGTATCAATTCTGACATTCATCGTACGATGATCAAGGACATGCAAAGCATTCGGCACAAAATTAAGGGCCTTGAAAGTTTAAGACATTAGATCCAGCGAAATCATTGGTTTCGGCATAACCTTTGGCATGAGCGTATGTAACGGAAAGCGCAGGAGCTCCTCTTAAGCGGCCATAGCGTTTTTTCCATTCTGCCGAGTAGCTTCCGCGCCCTTCCTGCCCCACATAAACAAGGTACGACGACATGTCTTAATTAATTCAATGGTCAACAGAATTGATATCAGCAGTtaattctcttttcttttctctatcATTTTTTGGTCATACCATTCATAACTTCTATGATTCTATAACTAGATATCTCTCCAAAATCGCAAAAGATCATCAATTTGGAACAAACCGAAAAGTCCTTTTCATCAAAGTCCCTTACTAGCTTCCTCTgttgaaaagagagagaaaaatcacAGGTCGGTGAAGCAGAATAATTATAGAAATAGGAGCAATGAACCAATATCAGCTCTCATCTATACCATTCCATTCATTTTCATCAATCCATTTATCCCAGTTCACTCtgagaaatctaaataatactttccAGCCAGCCTTTTTAGGTGAGGTTGTGGCTTGTTACACTTTGAGAACAAAATTCTGCTTACAAACGGTACATTTAGATGCTCTATGGCAAGAACAAGTATAACCTATCTTttttcatacttgtttaagatTACGAATGCATAATATATGCTTGTAAGTAGTCGTAGATAACGAATTCATGGGAGAAGGTTAGCTAAAACAA containing:
- the LOC103705007 gene encoding glutamine--fructose-6-phosphate aminotransferase [isomerizing] 2-like isoform X3, whose product is MLELHTHDGLLMVHLLQEIVIHNHQVLKETLIRHGFTFESETDTEVIPKLAKFVFDKARDEGGEQTVTFTQVVTEVMRQLEGAYALIFKSPHYPNELIACKRGSTLILGVKELADANCGTLFHDDKTLTTNGKPKEFFFSSDLCAIVEHTKNYLAIEDDEVVHIKDGCVSILKFDYGKEKPASVQRALSVLEMEVEQIKKGNYDHFMQKEIHEQPHSLTTTMRGRLRDNDVVLGGLKDHLKTIRHSRRIIFIGCGTSYNAALAARPFMEELSGIPVTLELASDLLDRQGAMYREDTAVFVSQSGETADTLLALEYALENGALCVGITNTVGSTLARKTHCGVHINAGCEIGVASTKAYTSQIVVMVMMALAIGADKISTQSKREAIINALPDLPNKVSEVLKLDNEMKDLAESLIEAQSLFVFGRGYNYATALEGALKVKEVALMHSEGMLAGEMKHGPLALVDETLPIIVIATHDACFSKQQSVIQQLHARNGRLIVMCSKGDASSVCPSGSCRVIEVPQVADCLQPVINIVPLQLLAYHLTVLRGYDVDQPRNLAKSVTTQ
- the LOC103705007 gene encoding glutamine--fructose-6-phosphate aminotransferase [isomerizing] 2-like isoform X2; translated protein: MCGIFAYLNYNVTRERRYIFDVLFKGLRRLEYRGYDSAGIAIDSDRDWPPAPAAGGENGGKEAGRPPYDSPSPLIFRQEGKIESLVGSVYAEVDAMDLNLEKSFPVHAGIAHTRWATHGAPSPRNSHPQSSGPWNEFVVVHNGIITNYEVLKETLIRHGFTFESETDTEVIPKLAKFVFDKARDEGGEQTVTFTQVVTEVMRQLEGAYALIFKSPHYPNELIACKRGSTLILGVKELADANCGTLFHDDKTLTTNGKPKEFFFSSDLCAIVEHTKNYLAIEDDEVVHIKDGCVSILKFDYGKEKPASVQRALSVLEMEVEQIKKGNYDHFMQKEIHEQPHSLTTTMRGRLRDNDVVLGGLKDHLKTIRHSRRIIFIGCGTSYNAALAARPFMEELSGIPVTLELASDLLDRQGAMYREDTAVFVSQSGETADTLLALEYALENGALCVGITNTVGSTLARKTHCGVHINAGCEIGVASTKAYTSQIVVMVMMALAIGADKISTQSKREAIINALPDLPNKVSEVLKLDNEMKDLAESLIEAQSLFVFGRGYNYATALEGALKVKEVALMHSEGMLAGEMKHGPLALVDETLPIIVIATHDACFSKQQSVIQQLHARNGRLIVMCSKGDASSVCPSGSCRVIEVPQVADCLQPVINIVPLQLNWR
- the LOC103705007 gene encoding glutamine--fructose-6-phosphate aminotransferase [isomerizing] 2-like isoform X1; this translates as MCGIFAYLNYNVTRERRYIFDVLFKGLRRLEYRGYDSAGIAIDSDRDWPPAPAAGGENGGKEAGRPPYDSPSPLIFRQEGKIESLVGSVYAEVDAMDLNLEKSFPVHAGIAHTRWATHGAPSPRNSHPQSSGPWNEFVVVHNGIITNYEVLKETLIRHGFTFESETDTEVIPKLAKFVFDKARDEGGEQTVTFTQVVTEVMRQLEGAYALIFKSPHYPNELIACKRGSTLILGVKELADANCGTLFHDDKTLTTNGKPKEFFFSSDLCAIVEHTKNYLAIEDDEVVHIKDGCVSILKFDYGKEKPASVQRALSVLEMEVEQIKKGNYDHFMQKEIHEQPHSLTTTMRGRLRDNDVVLGGLKDHLKTIRHSRRIIFIGCGTSYNAALAARPFMEELSGIPVTLELASDLLDRQGAMYREDTAVFVSQSGETADTLLALEYALENGALCVGITNTVGSTLARKTHCGVHINAGCEIGVASTKAYTSQIVVMVMMALAIGADKISTQSKREAIINALPDLPNKVSEVLKLDNEMKDLAESLIEAQSLFVFGRGYNYATALEGALKVKEVALMHSEGMLAGEMKHGPLALVDETLPIIVIATHDACFSKQQSVIQQLHARNGRLIVMCSKGDASSVCPSGSCRVIEVPQVADCLQPVINIVPLQLLAYHLTVLRGYDVDQPRNLAKSVTTQ